In the Malaclemys terrapin pileata isolate rMalTer1 chromosome 3, rMalTer1.hap1, whole genome shotgun sequence genome, CGAGCCTGAGTAAGAGGGGAGGGGGCCGCACACGTCGCGTCACGCGCCTAGCGTCAGTCCCCTCCGCGGGCGAGCGCTGTAACCGTTGAAGGGGacgtggcggcggcggcggcgctgGGGGAAGGCGGGACGCGTCACGCTGGGTTGGGGGTGATTTAGGGTCTGTTCTTTGCGgggtccctgggccagagccGATGGGCGGGGCTGCGTGACGTGTCGGCCTTGGGTGCCCCGGCGGCCTCGCTGCTCCCGCTCTGGAGCGGGGCCGGGTTCGTTCGTGTAGGTGGCAGCGGCCCCGTCCTAGTGgccgccctgtccccccccccactccccggacCTCTCTCGGGGTGAGGCTGGGCGGACCCGGCGATCCCACCGAGCTGGGCCGCAAGTGCCTTGCAGCCCGTTCTGACCCCGGGCCGTTCCCCCCGCCTGGCCCGGGGACCGGCCCGTCGGAGTCAGTGGGGCTCCCAGCGCGACCTGAAAGCCCAGGGGCGGAGGCCCTCGTCTGGCGGAGCTGTCGTGTTGCCAGTTGGGATTTATTGGGGCACCTCGTTCACAACGCCTCCGTACAGAATAAAGTCTAGTCCTCGGGCGGCTCAGTGAGAGCTTCCTGTTCTTCGCCAGCAAACAAACGGGGGGCTTTTATGAATTCAGTAAAAGTAACCACATTTCACAGAACTTCCGAGTAGCTTTTCCATTACCAATATttcctgtttctttaaaaatggagatatcctatctcctagaactggaagggaccttgaaaggtcatggagtccagccccctgccttcactagcaggaccaagtaccaattttgccccagatccctaggtggccccctcaaggattgaactcacaaccctgggtttagcaggccaatgctcaaaccactgagctatccctccccccccaaggaaGTTGTTGATAAATTATTGGAAGAGAGAGGCCCTCCAATTGCATCTAAAACAATGGACTGttctttatttttcaaatattgctGATTTTAAAACAAGATCCAGGACTAAGATCAGTGGGTCTCAAGTGAGTTCAGTATATTTAGGGGTCTAGCATTTGATGTTCTGGCTTCTCAGCTACCTTGGAGCTTGAagctgttctcactgtggtcaaTGGCGATAGAAGTAAACCCTTAGTGTGTGGAGAAGTCTGAGCAGGAGTTTGTCTTGAAGTGATGCTCTCTTCTAtttctaaggtgccccaagtactcctgttctcttctaTTTGCAGCTGTAGAAAGGGTATCTGGAACTCTTCCGGGATGTATATGAAACTAATGTTTATAACCAACTTTTGAATTCTCAGACTGCTCTGTAAATGGCTCTACTGCTGAATCTCATAAGGCAACTGCTAGAATACTTTGGTGTACCAGCTGATCAGGTAAACTGATATTACTAGTGATGATCCATTGGTTTGCTGCTCAAGTTCATGGTTGTCTGGTAAGCATGAGTGAGGataggtgagtgtgtgtgttgtgttaagAGATTTCTGTTGGTGTGTGCCGGtggtgaatgaggaatgtgtgctGCAGTAAGGGGTGATATGTTCTTGGGGTTATTGCATAATTTATACATGTACCAGTAACCCTACGTGTACATTTAATTATAGTGGTATAATTATTCTGGTAAACTTCCTTCTGTAGACAAGCCATAAGGCCCATCTGATGATTTTACTTGTCTGTTACATTTTGCCTTCATATATTAACTGGTGTGTAAAGACTTCCGAATAGCAATTAATTCCATATTTTATAGACCCTGATCATGGGAGGTGCTGTGCACATACAGTTCCTATGGATTTCAATAGAAATTACAGGGACTCACCAGTTTTGGATCAGGACCATAATGCTGAGAAAACCTAATGTGTCAGACTGTTATGCAACTCTTTTTGGTGTGTATTACACTGAAAATGTCCAGCACTAATTGTAGCGCCACAAGTTTTAATCTCAAAGAACTTATGTTTGCTCAGCATTTCTCAGATCTATGTGCAAACTTAAATAATGTGGTAGTAAAAATGCCACCACCTGTTCTACACCACTGTTGCTACTGGTGGAACTGCACTAGTGCTAGACCAACTGTAggaaaagtgctagtgtagacaaggttaCACTGattaacttttgttttgttttttgtttaaacttcTCTGGTTTGACAGTAGCTTTTTCTTTTGGCAGTTCATACCAAGGTGGGAAGCTCATATAGACAATAGCAGCATTGGCCGTATGATTGAAACATGTCTTTTTTCAACCCCCTTCTCAAGAAGGCACTTTCAGCAGGTATATGCTATCATAAGGAAATGTCAGGTGAAAGTATCTTAAACTTTTTTTATGATTTCCCCACCCATTTTTGCTAGCAGTGGTTTGTGTATCCAGATACAGACTATATTGACTCATTCGTTCTGGGTcatcctttgttctccaacagaCCTTCTAGATACCCTCCTGTCTAGGAGGTGTAGTTAGTTTCACCCCCTATTGGTTTTCATGTAGAATGTCCTGGCACATCATCACGTACATCCCAGAAACTTGAAAACTGGTCCAGGAAGAGAGATGCTCCTGAGGCCATTTCTGAACCCTTGCTCCCTTAGGATAGCAAACATTTTTGTAGACCAATCTAAGTATGTAATGGTCAGATCACGTATGGTACGATCTCTtaatgattttgaaaaatataaatgtttgtaCCATTGAGTTAAAAAcccatatttcttttgtttaacttTTAGATTATATCAGTTTGGCAAAGTAAGGAATATGGATCTACGCGAAGCATTGTTCGTAGACTTGGGACAGTTCTTTCTTTAGAACCTTGTCCAAGACCTCACTTTCAGGTGAGTGGGTTATTGCTActcttaatatttaattatttaagcaAGAAGTCTCACATTAAATTTAACAATGGCTTTCCTAATCTTTTTATCTTTCATGACTATGGTATACTACATCTTTTCTGTTCAATGACTTTCATTTATCTAATACTGAGTCCCTCTTATTTGAGGAAGTTTTATTGTTAAACCCAAATTCTTTACTTTGCAGAGGCCTgactacttctttttttttttttttttagatggtcCAAGACCTGAATTCTTTGGATTATGACGAACGAAGTACAACTCCAAATCCTGTAGTTCCATCTCTTGGTGATATTCTGAGGGTGGTAAATGATGAGGGAGAATCTTTTGCTAGATTTAGGCAAGTAAAGGCTCTGTGCTTATTTTGGTAGGAATGACTCAGATCCTGTAGCCTGTGATACTGGCAATTGTCTAAACCTTTCTGGGCCCTAGCAAAATTGACACTTTAGAAGTTAGCTCTTTctcttgatttccccccccccctgcccccccccaggaattCTTGCCTACCCTTTAGCTAGCATTATATAGCATACACATAGATTTGGAGGATTGTGGGGTGAACGTTGATGGAATCTAATCCTAACACTCCATGAGATTATCACCTCTAACCTCTTATTTTTGGGTAATGAACACTATCCCCTTTTCCCAGATGAGAACACTGGGACAGAAATAATAAAGGGTCCCTGTTAACTCAAAAtcaattttgttaattttttaccCATTGCTGTTACTAGCAAACCTTTGAGATTACGATAACTGAAAGAAAAGTTTTAAGTATTTTAAGTTTGTTTGCCTTGTGTATAGGCTGTTTCACCATTTCttctttcatttaattttttctgCTTTCATGCAgtccaaaaggaaaataaattacattttcctattttagtAATTGTAAAGCAACAAATATTGTTGCGAAACTTGGACAGGCATAGCACATGAAgtttaactttaaaataattaatagacACAAAATTGACTGTGTCCCTTTTAAATGACttttacccaaggtcacagaggaagtggaTATTTCAGAGGTAGAATTTAGTTGTTTATGCTGCTTAGTGTGCTCAGACGACTAACCCACAGCTCAATTAACATTTGGTATTTTTATTGGATATTGCAAATCTAGTTTTTATATTGCATGGGTTTGTCGTCTTCTGATCTTGTTGTTTGTTGCTGTGAAACTACAAGAAGAAGTAGGGAGATCTGAATTGGCTGgtatgttttgcttttttggggggttaGAAGGAATATTGGAGTTCTAATGTCTCTTCTTACCACAATACTTAAGCTGTTAATGATGTCACGTTGCCTCTGTACTACAAAAACTGAGAGAATTGCACAAATCATAGAAAAAGAGAATAATTTTTATGATCTGGCAATTTAGTTATTAGAAATGGCTCAGTAGGTGATCATGAGACTTTCTCGGACAGCTACACACAGAGCTATATATGCTATACAGTAAATGGGACCTAGTTGCCAAAGAAAAGAGGAGTTTGTAGCCAGCTTTAGTGGTTTATCTCCCCAGTTTCTTGGGTCTTGACTGTGTTATTCTCCAGGCTGCCTCATTAATCAGCCTACTCGTATAGTTTCCCCATTCTAACTGCTCTAGGTCCATGGAATACTTGAAGGGAGCATGCATTGTAATCCAAATTAACTTCTTGTTGGGTAATCTGGAGAGCAAGAGAAAACTGCAGGTAGATCCTGGTAGGGCAGGGAGACAGAAGGCAAAATGTTACATGCCTGCCTAAAGTGAAATGATGAATTCCATGACCTCTTGGGAAAAATGCCAGATTCCTTGGCTGGAAAACccactgggccctgattgagATGAAGAATAAAGCAGGTCTCACCATTTAAGGTTTTTATTTCAGGCTATCTACTCAAGCAGGTGACAGATTATCAGTTTATACACACTTAATATTTTGTAATAACTGCCATAAGGGCTACAATGTGTGTCTAATATTCCCCGCAGTGCAGCTATCTTGTCCCTGAACCCATATGCTGCTTCTGGGGCTACTAACACTCTTGGGAGTCCTAGCTGGGTGTGTCTCATCACCTTCTACATCCATTTCACTTCCTTGTTTGTGCATCTAAATTTATAGCTGCCCCCTTCCTGATTGTATCTAGGCAGAAAGTGCTCTTTGTTCCCTCTTTTTACAACCCAATCATTCAGCATAACCATTGTGTAATGGTCAATCTCTGCTCCTGAGTAAATTGCCCAAGTATTCTAACAAGTGCATTTTCAAGGAGTTTTTCTTCTTATTGGTGATAAACTTgataaccttttttaaaaaattgaatacttaaaaatgcaaaatttaaTGCTTATAAAACAATGTAATGCAAAATGGCTTGTGAAAGAGATGAAGCTCTGAAACATTAAAGCCTAATATCATTGTCAATGGTGTTTCATAACTTCAATTTCTTGTGCCAGTAACTTACAAAATGCATTTCTAACCTAATTCTTTTCCCTGTGGGGGGCATGAAATTGTTACTACTCAGTTGAAACTTTTaaaagtttatatttttatattttagggCTGAATCAAGGGGAAAGGAAATAATTACAGTTGACCATGATGTATCTCCAGCTATAGTTTCCTTGCCAACTGCTCTAAAAAATAGAGCAGAGAAAGAAAATCTTGTGAATgaagaagcaattaaaaaaatttctGCACTTGAAAATGAGTTAACCCTTCTTCGTGCCCAGATTGCTGCAATTGTTGCAGTGCAAGGATCAAGAAATAGTAATCAATCAGGtacacttgtttttgtttgtactaCGGTCTTAAAACTTTGAGCTTTCCTTTGTTTTATGCCCATAGTACTTATCCCGTGATTTACTTTTTATCTAAATTTCTGTGAATTAAGTGAAAAGTATTTTGAATGCAGGATTGTTTTTGTCTGTCTCTATTTCTTATATTCATAAAGTAATTTTTTTCACTCTCCTCACTTTGTGGACAGTTCATCACCTTCAAGTTGGAGTTGATTTAAATCatcttttttttactggtgaagCCCACAAGAGTATGTGTATCATTCTGCACTGTCACCTGGGAGAGTGCCTGGGCCACCATTTTGATAGCTTCACCCTTTGTATTATAAGGATGAGCAAGGAGCAACCCTATATTTAGCCTGCCTAGCACTCTGCATTATAGAAGATTCTTCTGACCTTTTTTGTTCTAACATCTAAATTGTTTGTAGCAAGTCTTTATAATGTGACAGGGGAAAGGCCCTTGGGCCAGAGGGTTTTTCTTGGTCTTGTGGAATTCTGTATAGGTTTAGCTGAGTTATAAACTGTTAATTACCATTTCCCTTGTACTTAGTAAAATTTTAGGTGTGCTGCCAAAATAACTGAAACATTCTAAAGAGCTGGAGCCATGTCTCAACAGCAACACGTTCTGTACTGGGTATGCCTGGGAGCTACTGTATCAATGAGAATTGTGCAGGTGGAAGGAGAGACGGGTTGGGGCTTgtttgtatgcattatgatattctTTTTAATTACATGGCCACATATGGCTTTTCCCCAACAGGACCCAGGCCTTGTTCAGTGCACAGGCAAGGGGGGAGGTTTAGCTCaatggtttgcacattggcctgctaaacccagggttgtgagttcaatccttcaggggcccacttagggatctggggcaaaatcactacttggtcctgctagtgaaggcagggggctggacttgatgaccttccaaggtcccttctagttctaggagataggatatctccatttatttattatttatttattacaaatggacagaattaaggttgcatagacatcttaaatctggcattttcctaagttttgagtgcttgatttgaAACCTAAATAACTTTAGCttaacagttttgttttgttttttctttcctttttatgtAATTATTTCTGGTAGCACCATGTTGTGCTAGGTGTTTGACGTTTTAAGAAAAAATAGTCCTTCCCAGATTAGGATCTTGCAATATAGCTCAGACACCTTGGACTTGGCTTGATCTTCTCAAACTTTCAAATATTAGTAACGcgttcttttaattaaaaaaataacttattttcttTGATAGGTTCAGATGTCTTGAATTCATTTGGCATTCCAAGTGGTTCTTTCCCAGTGCCAGCAATGACTTCTACTCCATTGTCCACCGCACCAGATCACTTTGTaattcctccacctcccccacttccctccatAGCACCATCTGGCTTTGAAGCCAGTAATTCAGCAATTGAACTTATTAAACAACGTCGTGCTGCAAGTAAGACCAGCTCAACAACTGTTGACAAAACTGAACACCAGAAGACCCAGGGTGTTCTTAGTATGATGGATGTTTTGAAGGATATAAACAAAATCCGACTGCGAACTATTGAGAAGTAAGTTGATTTTAAATGTAAACCAAAAATATGCGAACACCACAGTATTTAGGGAGCAGCAGATAACGCTGGGGTGAAAACCTGTTTAATGGACAGGTGCTCCTGACAACTGTCTGAGATGatggaatcataggactgaaagggtcCTCGAGAGGTCTTtgagttccctgcactcaaggcagggctaagtattatctgactatccctgacaggtgtttgtctaacctactcttaaaaatctccaatgacagagattccacaacctccctagacaatttattccagtgcttaactaccctgacaggaactttttcctaatgtacaatgtaacctgcccttgctgcaatttaagcctattgcttcttatcctatcctcagagattaaggaaaacaatttttctccctcctccttctaacaacatttatgtacttgaaaactgttatcctatTCCctttctgtcttctcttctccagactaaccaaacccattttttttccaatcttccctcataagtcatgttttccatttttgttgctcttctctggtttctcctatttgtccacatctttcctgaaatgtggtgcccagaacagcacacactactccagtggaggcctaatcagcacggagtagagcggcaGAATTACTTttttgtcttgcttacagcactcctgctaatatatcccagaatgttggtgttttttttttttttttgcaacagtgttgcattgttgactcgtatttagttCGTGATTCATtctgaccccagatccctttctgtagtactcctccttaggcagtcatttcccattttgtatatatgcaactgattgttccttccttagtggagtactttgcatttgtccttattgaatttcatcctgtttacttcagaccatttctttagtttgtccagatcattttgaattttaatcctatcctccaaagcacttgcatcaactcccagcttggtatcgtctgcaaactttaagtgtactctgtgcctttatctaaatcattgatgaagctattgaacagaaccggacccaaactgatccctgtgggaccccacttcaTATacccttccaacttgactgtgaaccagtGATAACTACTcactgggaacagttttccaaccagttatgcactcaccttgtagtagctccatctaggttgtatttccctagtttgagaaggtcatgcaagacagtatcaaaagccttattaaagtcaaggtataccacatctactgcttctcccctatccacaaggcttgttaggCATGTAGTTTGTCATTTAATACTttcctaagggtacatctacacagcaaaactctccccccgcccccccccccccccccccccccccggcccggcccggcagtgagtctcagaccCAGTGTCAATTGATTCAGGCTTGCAGTATGGAGCTAAAAAAAGCAGTGTACATATTCctgctcaggctctgagaccctccttcCTTGCCGTGTCtcggcctgggctccagcctcagTGGGAATGTCTATTCTGCTATTTATAGCTCTGTAGCACAAGCcccaggagcctgggctctgacactCACTGCcactgttttggggtttttttgtcctgtagatgtaccctgagagatTTTGAGCAGGCAATTTTTCCCTTAGAGTGCTGCATCTTCACTGCCTAGAGTATCAAGTGAAAATATATTACATACAAAAGCAAAGCATTGTCTAATTTAAAACTAATCTCCTGCATAGGTCGGTCAGTCTTTtgtctcctgttttttttttttttgtgtgtgattggGGCTATTTGGAGTTCACTTACAAAATCAGCTAAACGTGCAGGAAAACAAATCTGAACAAACAAACTTTTGAGTTCATTGTAAAAGGACAACTCCTTGGGGAAATATTGGGAAACTAACAGTACATCCAAAATACATTAATTCTAACTTTGAAGTCTTCAAACATGTATAATGCACGTGTCTATTTTAACTGAAGATTTTACTGAACCTAGACCCAAGTCCTTTAGTTTGgtcaaataatttttaatttttacatggTTTTGGTCAAAATGCGAAACTTATGTGATTACAAAACATatgattattaaatatttgtgtgaCTGATATCCTGTGTTCAGAGCCAAACTGCTCTTTTAGATGCGATACACAGGAAACTAAATAAACACATTTACTGAACTGGAATAAAAGTATACTCTAAGGAAGTAGGATAATGTCTGTTTAGAGATCACTattgaggaaaaaaaattagtgtgtatatataagaacagagggtgaaatcctggcccaagtCAATGAGTGTTGTCaactgggccaggatttcaccaagcATATTGTACCAAGTGTTTATTAAaaggccctttttaaaaaatttcatatCTGGAAATAACTGGCACAAATAATTGTGGGTACATTTTCTAGTATAGcagattttaataaggctttacGTGCCTTCAGCATGTGATTTCACCACATAAGTACTaggggccagtttcacaaaagtGCTTAGGCCCCTAAAGAGGCAGTTAGAAGCCTATGCCCAACATTTCACCACCACTAACATTCTCAAAACTACTGCTCAgttgctgcctaaccctgtatgCACCTAAATTCCTTAAGGACCTAAGTTTCTGTTGGTAGGTGTGCTCGAACTGCCTAAGCCCTGACACTGCCCTGCATCAACTGAGCTTCTGGGAGCTCTCTTGCACACCTAACCCCAGCGGGATTCTCGCATTaggtgttccccctcccccaccatctaTCTCACTTGAAGGGCCTGATCTGGTCCACACAAGGCAGTTGGGGCGGCAAGCAGATCAGGAATTTTTGTGGCTGGCTGACTGATTCAGAATACCCAGTGGttcaggcactcacctgggatgtcacaaacctgggttcaagtccctggtccaAATCcggcagagtggggatttgaacttgggtttccAGTATACGAGGTGAGTTCCCTAACTACTGACCtttttggctgtgtgtgtgggtagGGGGAAATCTCTTTGATATTTCACAGGAAAGAGTCGACCTCATTCAAGAGCCTAACTCCAAGAGAGGGTTCACGACTGAGAATCCCAAGCGGAGATTGGTGACTTCCTTTGGCCAGTCACTCTGGCACGTGAGGCCCAGATCAACAAGGGTTAGACTCCTAATTCCCTTTGTGCATCTGGGCCCAAAGCCCCATTACTTTCCTtggcatttcactcctggctagcttaggcatctccctgctcagcttgctggcttctgagaaTCCCTTTCTTACTATCTAACTCTCCTATACAATGCGTGgagagcctaggtgcctaacttgagGCTGTAAATTCCACTGGGTGGCAGGTTGCCTAGAAGTTAGTCATTGCAATGTCTAAAGTCCCTTTCTAGTTCCAAATGCTACAAATTAAACTTTCAATTCCATTTGCAAACCTACAAACTGTATCCACAATCTTTGAGCACGAACTTGTGGGCAGAGCTGAggttctctgaaaaatcagggctGATTTACTCAGTGCTTTGGATTCATAAATTATACATGACTGGCTTTCAAATAGATATTTTAATAGTGTTTCTAACTTCACGTTTGGAAGTTTAGATACACACTTGAGAACAAAACCAACCACTGATGCATCTATGCCAATTTAGCATCCAGTTGCTGGTTGTGGATATTTTGTTGAAGTGTCCTTGTTTGCAAATGGGCCCTTGTGTGGCTGACTGGATGAACATGTATATTTGcaagtttaatttttaattgacGTCTTGCATCCGACCATATTACTTTATTATTGTAAAGTCTTTTGACAAACTTTACAGCTTTTTGTTGATCTTTATAAAAACTCATGAAGATCCAGTGttttaactgaaaacaaataGGGACGGTGGAGTACTTTATGAGCATTGAATTAACTTTTTccctgattcatagattctaaggccagaagggatcattgtgacaGACCATAATTGATACAGCAGTATCTGGCAGTACAATGGAGacctcctttttaaaattgtatttttataggCCTGCCACGCTATTCTAATACCTGAATAAGGAAATAATATCAGAGGTATTATGAACAACTGAAGTATTTGCTGTGACTGTAGGCAGGGGATTTTTCTCAGTATTGTTGCATTTACTTTTATTCATGtttggccatggtaagccatttcAGAATACAGTAAGCTATATTACTTGCTAAGTTATGTTTCTATAACCTGAATGGTATGTGAAGCTGGTCTAAGGTGTAGAGCACACTGGGATAATGTAATTACTCTCCAGGATCAGCATTAAGTTTTCATGGACTGGACACAGTTTGTCTTTGTTCTTTGTAGGTCACCTGGCGGTACACCTCTTCCTAAGACAAGAAAAAGGCGGAGTTCACAGTGGGATCCAGCAGCTCTAATAGCTCAGGCTCTAAAGCAGAAATTTGCACATCAAAATGGCAATGATTCATTGGACAAAGAAAACAGATCTTGTAATACCTCCCCGTTTTCCAGTCCAGAAGCCCCTCTGGTAAGCTCTTATTTACTTTCTCgctcccccaaaaaacaaacaaaaatccctcaTTGTGCTTTCCATCGCTTACACTCTCAGGGAATGTTGGTGGTCTCGAGACTCTGGAATCATGGAAAACCAGTGAGTGAGTGGCATGGCTAGTCAGTGGAATTAACTGTCATGTAACACTGAAGAGAAGAGTGGAACTGTGAACAGATAGGGGCTTAGTTTGTTAAAATCTTAAAATTTGTAGAAAATGGGCAGAACATCTGATAATGTGACTAGAGGAAAGCTTGACTAGTTCTTATTTTTTCAGTCCTCAGTGTCAATTTCACCAAGTGCCTGTTTTTTATTCTTAGTTTAAAAGTGAAAGCTGAAATCAATACTGTGAAAGCTGGTTGGTTACCAAACATGTAAACGTGTGACTCAACATACCTATCATCAAAGGAAATGGTAGAAATCAAGTGACTAACTTGACTGAAGTAATGAAAACAGAATTCCTTCTAAAGTTTAAATATACTCAATGTCAAGTGGCAGATAGAGAAGACtcatgttttgattaaaaaaatgcagATAAACTTTTTCTGTGAGATCTTTGGAAGGTTTTATTCAGTGGCCCTGTGCTCTTGAAGAGGAAGAGTAGATTACATCAGTGTGATCATGCAAGTGAGACGTTAACAATGGTATTATAATTGAACATAGCAGCAATGATAATTTG is a window encoding:
- the MTFR2 gene encoding mitochondrial fission regulator 2, with amino-acid sequence MALLLNLIRQLLEYFGVPADQFIPRWEAHIDNSSIGRMIETCLFSTPFSRRHFQQIISVWQSKEYGSTRSIVRRLGTVLSLEPCPRPHFQMVQDLNSLDYDERSTTPNPVVPSLGDILRVVNDEGESFARFRAESRGKEIITVDHDVSPAIVSLPTALKNRAEKENLVNEEAIKKISALENELTLLRAQIAAIVAVQGSRNSNQSGSDVLNSFGIPSGSFPVPAMTSTPLSTAPDHFVIPPPPPLPSIAPSGFEASNSAIELIKQRRAASKTSSTTVDKTEHQKTQGVLSMMDVLKDINKIRLRTIEKSPGGTPLPKTRKRRSSQWDPAALIAQALKQKFAHQNGNDSLDKENRSCNTSPFSSPEAPLVGRHILKPNSKNNLIKAEEVTQISTAKARVHI